One Tamlana carrageenivorans genomic region harbors:
- a CDS encoding type II toxin-antitoxin system PemK/MazF family toxin yields the protein MELEQYSIVLVNLDPTIGSEIKKTRPCVIISPNEINKFLRTIVVAPMTTNLKNYPTRIKVKHSGKKGMIAIDQIRTIDKSRILKTFDQLSKSEIQNCKDIIRETFVD from the coding sequence ATGGAATTAGAACAGTATTCTATCGTACTGGTAAATCTTGACCCAACAATTGGTAGTGAAATTAAAAAAACAAGACCTTGTGTAATTATTTCGCCAAATGAAATTAATAAGTTTTTAAGAACAATCGTAGTTGCACCAATGACAACGAACTTGAAAAATTATCCGACCAGAATAAAAGTAAAACACAGCGGAAAAAAAGGAATGATTGCAATCGACCAAATTAGGACAATTGACAAATCTCGAATATTAAAAACCTTTGACCAATTATCGAAATCTGAAATACAGAATTGTAAAGATATTATTAGAGAAACTTTTGTTGATTAA
- a CDS encoding IS982 family transposase yields MNNLSANYERILEVLRKISKEQLLSYQRRQPKLSDLELISLSLTAEFMGIDSENDLFRKLPDSLLSKIERSVYNRRRRKLVNKLNSIRLSLASHFNEFEDYFVVDSMPLEVCKLSRSSRSKICKENTYAFPDKGYCAAQSSNYYGYKLHAVCSVNGVFQSIDLSPASVHDINYLKDIKMQISDCTLIGDKGYLSTEIQLNLFETCNITLNTPMRSNQKNYKVQPYVFRKKRKRIETLFSQLCDQFMIRRNYAKTFEGFKTRIVAKITALTTIQYINKFIFGRNINNIKINII; encoded by the coding sequence ATGAACAACTTGAGTGCAAATTACGAAAGAATATTGGAAGTATTAAGAAAAATATCGAAAGAACAACTTTTAAGTTATCAAAGACGACAACCAAAGCTTAGTGATTTAGAACTTATCAGCTTGAGTCTTACTGCCGAATTTATGGGAATAGATAGTGAAAATGACCTTTTTAGAAAACTTCCAGATTCCCTATTATCAAAAATAGAGAGAAGTGTCTACAATAGAAGAAGACGAAAACTAGTTAATAAGCTCAACAGTATCAGGTTAAGCTTAGCTTCCCATTTTAATGAATTTGAAGATTATTTTGTAGTAGATAGTATGCCTTTAGAAGTTTGTAAATTATCACGCAGTTCTCGTTCAAAGATTTGTAAAGAAAACACTTATGCATTTCCAGATAAAGGTTATTGTGCAGCTCAAAGTTCTAATTATTACGGTTATAAACTGCACGCTGTTTGTTCTGTAAATGGTGTCTTTCAAAGTATCGATTTGAGTCCAGCATCTGTACACGATATTAATTATCTTAAAGATATTAAGATGCAAATAAGCGATTGTACATTAATTGGTGATAAAGGCTATTTATCAACAGAAATACAGCTTAACTTGTTTGAAACCTGTAATATAACGCTAAATACACCTATGAGAAGCAATCAAAAAAATTACAAAGTACAGCCTTATGTATTTAGAAAAAAGAGGAAAAGGATAGAAACATTATTTTCACAACTTTGTGACCAATTTATGATAAGACGCAATTATGCTAAAACTTTTGAAGGTTTTAAAACAAGAATCGTAGCTAAGATAACTGCTTTAACAACTATTCAGTATATCAATAAGTTTATTTTTGGGAGAAACATTAATAATATTAAAATTAACATTATTTAA